A single window of Micromonas commoda chromosome 6, complete sequence DNA harbors:
- a CDS encoding predicted protein produces the protein MADVDNDEALDEETEVMSLATGVAMIAAAYCRGTELHGAGGLPKWSSNEASAAGRSLLGLMFDNDANGGADESRGFGDAIRDCLARCLGEAAAYLAFSLAIEPEPRWGGLAGSRDDRESRPLAPDLPPHLPKQLAKPTTESAFVASVRLRWLIESSGYPSLGRAVKSENQDASAMISRIVPCVLRAMDHTSSAVRREGCAALVALISATNRTELRWHGAALLDAASSTLSGSTAEVFGAAAAAHTRAAVAVCADDPRDPGLMSALEAMIQAASSRNHEVAVAKAWVLEFPTLLSALKLGAAAHLGRLFPPLLEWLHARDDATAIGAASCLELLCMMTWPRVPNHAASIWSDIARAYTEADARGGGQTTQLFRTTLERLAAIVQLASGEKFEEVWRAACIEPIPAQLAPLISFLENLPGRDGVSNEWHVQA, from the coding sequence ATGGCAGATGTTGACAACGATGAAGCTCTGGATGAAGAGACAGAAGTCATGAGCCTCGCTACTGGTGTTGCAATGATTGCGGCTGCTTATTGCAGAGGTACAGAGTTGCATGGCGCGGGCGGATTACCAAAGTGGAGCTCGAATGAGGCTTCAGCAGCTGGCAGGAGTTTGCTTGGGCTAATGTTTGATAACGATGCAAACGGTGGTGCGGATGAATCTCGCGGCTTTGGCGATGCCATTCGTGACTGCTTAGCCAGATGCCTTGGCGAGGCAGCTGCATATCTTGCTTTCTCGCTTGCGATCGAACCTGAGCCGCGATGGGGCGGTCTTGCTGGAAGTCGCGATGATCGCGAATCTCGTCCTCTGGCGCCTGATCTTCCACCCCACCTTCCAAAGCAGCTTGCGAAACCGACAACAGAATCAGCTTTTGTAGCTTCTGTGCGTCTTCGATGGCTGATCGAATCTTCTGGGTACCCTTCGCTCGGAAGAGCTGTCAAATCCGAAAACCAAGATGCAAGCGCAATGATTTCCCGCATCGTGCCGTGCGTCCTTCGTGCAATGGACCACACTAGCTCTGCCGTTCGTCGTGAGGGATGCGCTGCTCTGGTTGCTCTCATCTCAGCCACCAATCGAACTGAGCTCCGCTGGCACGGTGCTGCCCTACTCGACGCGGCCTCTTCGACGCTGTCAGGATCAACTGCAGAAGTATTTGGAGCGGCAGCAGCGGCCCATACCCGCGCAGCGGTTGCGGTGTGTGCCGATGATCCTAGAGATCCTGGGTTGATGTCGGCCCTTGAGGCTATGATACAGGCGGCGAGTTCACGCAACCACGAGGTtgccgtcgccaaggcgtgGGTACTCGAGTTCCCCACGCTCTTGTCTGCATTGAAACTGGGTGCCGCCGCACATCTTGGACGATTGTTTCCTCCCCTTCTCGAATGGCTTCATGCACGAGACGATGCAACCGCAATCGGTGCCGCTTCTTGCCTCGAACTTCTATGCATGATGACATGGCCACGTGTACCCAATCACGCTGCTTCCATCTGGTCAGATATTGCCCGTGCTTACACAGAGGCTGATGCTCGCGGGGGAGGCCAGACGACTCAACTTTTTCGGACCACCCTTGAGCGTCTTGCTGCTATCGTCCAGCTTGCCTCTGGAGAGAAATTTGAAGAAGTATGGCGAGCGGCTTGCATTGAGCCAATCCCTGCTCAGCTTGCACCTCTCATTTCGTTCCTCGAGAACCTTCCGGGTAGAGATGGTGTTTCAAATGAATGGCATGTGCAGGCGTAG
- a CDS encoding predicted protein, whose amino-acid sequence LKLELGTERFETSTVIFLGDLCDRGPETSGVFNFLSSLKDKHPRQDVRHLAGNHDFAFATFLGLIPITDGAVEEGEFKPRRAEYPLWEDSSSKQAHLGMHLQGRRWGAFSREGFNDGINAFDSHTTFTSYSAAPGDREDLLKKVPVEHKKILESLEFVVEVEDAEEHGKKLVAVHAGLETDCPFDVQMTALRQRRVNQAWVEALQGRANVMNLPEDTPEDVIIASGHHGILEMRDRRIIIDGCGGHRENRLAAVILPERKVVRSSS is encoded by the coding sequence CTAAAGCTGGAGCTGGGAACCGAGAGATTCGAAACATCGACGGTCATTTTCCTCGGAGATCTGTGTGACCGAGGTCCAGAAACATCAGGGGTGTTCAATTTCTTGTCTTCCCTCAAGGACAAGCACCCAAGACAAGATGTGAGGCATCTCGCTGGGAACCACGACTTTGCGTTCGCCACCTTCCTCGGTCTTATTCCAATCACGGACGGAGCTGTGGAAGAGGGAGAGTTTAAACCTCGCCGAGCGGAATACCCTTTATGGGAAGACTCATCCAGTAAACAAGCACATCTTGGAATGCATTTGCAGGGTCGGCGTTGGGGCGCCTTCTCGAGGGAGGGTTTCAATGACGGCATCAACGCATTTGACAGTCACACGACGTTCACTTCTTACTCTGCTGCTCCCGGTGACCGCGAAGATCTCCTGAAGAAGGTGCCCGTGGAGCATAAGAAAATACTAGAGTCGCTAGAATTCGTTGTTGAAGTGGAAGACGCAGAAGAGCATGGGAAGAAGCTGGTTGCCGTGCACGCCGGTTTGGAGACTGATTGTCCGTTTGATGTTCAGATGACAGCTCTGCGGCAAAGGAGAGTGAACCAAGCTTGGGTGGAGGCACTTCAGGGGAGGGCGAACGTCATGAATCTTCCTGAGGACACGCCCGAAGATGTGATAATTGCCAGTGGACATCACGGTATCCTTGAGATGCGGGACCGGCGTATAATCATCGACGGATGTGGTGGTCATCGTGAGAATCGACTTGCTGCGGTTATCCTCCCTGAAAGGAAGGTTGTGAGGTCTTCTTCATGA